The following are encoded in a window of Pedobacter cryoconitis genomic DNA:
- a CDS encoding (Fe-S)-binding protein, producing the protein MSEKLNIEVPTMAEMIARGEEPEILFWVGCAGSYDERAQKTTRDICKILHHVGIKYAVLGTEESCTGDPAKRAGNEFLFQMQAMTNIEVLNGYNIKKIVTGCPHCFNTIKNEYPGLGGNYEVIHHTQLIQDLINDGKLKAEGGESFKGKKITYHDPCYLGRGNGIYEAPRKALEVLDAQLVEMKRCKSNGLCCGAGGAQMFKEPEKGNKDINIERIEEALETNPSIIAAGCPFCMTMLSDGVKMKDQNQNVQVLDIAEITVRANGL; encoded by the coding sequence ATGAGCGAGAAACTAAATATAGAAGTGCCTACTATGGCAGAAATGATTGCCAGGGGCGAAGAACCTGAAATTTTATTCTGGGTAGGTTGTGCAGGCAGTTATGATGAACGCGCACAAAAAACAACACGGGATATTTGCAAAATCCTTCACCATGTAGGCATTAAATATGCCGTATTGGGAACGGAAGAAAGCTGTACAGGTGATCCTGCTAAACGTGCTGGAAATGAATTCCTGTTCCAAATGCAGGCCATGACCAATATCGAGGTATTGAATGGTTACAATATTAAAAAAATTGTAACAGGCTGCCCGCATTGCTTTAATACGATTAAAAATGAATATCCGGGTTTAGGTGGTAATTATGAGGTTATTCACCATACCCAATTAATTCAGGATCTGATTAACGATGGCAAGCTGAAAGCTGAAGGAGGCGAAAGCTTTAAAGGTAAAAAAATCACCTATCATGATCCTTGTTATTTAGGCCGTGGTAATGGTATATATGAAGCCCCAAGAAAAGCTTTAGAAGTTTTAGATGCACAATTAGTGGAAATGAAACGTTGTAAGTCTAATGGCCTTTGTTGTGGTGCAGGTGGCGCCCAGATGTTCAAAGAACCAGAAAAAGGGAACAAAGACATCAATATAGAAAGAATCGAAGAAGCACTGGAAACTAATCCAAGTATTATTGCAGCAGGTTGTCCTTTCTGTATGACCATGCTTAGTGACGGTGTTAAAATGAAAGATCAGAATCAAAATGTCCAGGTATTGGATATTGCAGAAATTACAGTACGCGCAAATGGGTTGTAA